DNA from Triticum aestivum cultivar Chinese Spring chromosome 7D, IWGSC CS RefSeq v2.1, whole genome shotgun sequence:
CTTTTTGGCCGCTGGCGTTTGCCCAGCCGTCGGTTTTTTTTCACATCCGTGGCCGCTGCCACAGAGGATGACGGGTGGGGTCTAAGACCGTGGGGGCCAGCGACCAGAGGCTGGGTTTCCTTGGACGCTACGTGAAGGTTCACCGCGCAAGGAATGGTCAGCCCTCTCTCCTGTGAAAatatctcctccctctccctcatcCCGCAGCTCTTctccgtgccgccgccgcctccgctcccCCTTCCTCTCGGCCGCAGCCTCGtctccgccgcctccaccacctcctcctcccatGCCTCTCCTCGTCCCCTCCCTCTGCCTCCGTGCTCAATCGCAGGAGCCGGGGTCGCTGCCGCACCGCACGATGGTGGGCGAGGGCGAGCTCCGTGCTTCCCGCCGCTCCCAGCCACCGGGCGCCGTCCTGTCGACGCAGCCCACCGCACGCTGCCACCAGCGTCTTCTTCGCTGCGGTAGAGGCACAACTTGGGCCTGGGGAACCTGCCAGCGGGGGTGCGTCGGCGCCGGCGTCGTCTCCATGGTATCCTCTCTTCTCCAATCCCCTGTTTCAGATCTCTCTCCTTCTCTTTCTTATGTGCTCTCTCCCTGACGAACAGAGAGGGACGAATCAGGACGGATCCAAGTTGCCGACGGCTTTGCTGCCATGGACGAGCCCGAGCCCAGCGACCAAGGACGGCACTACATTGTCATCTGCACAGCCAAATCAAGGACCTAAGCTCCTGGTAAGATCCtctttcatttgttttctttttcttccaTGCCTGCGTATCACTAACTTCTACTCCAGTTTACCCttctaatttgtgtgattaatttGTAGGTTATATTTTTGTTACTAGCTCCTAATTTGGGTGATGAACAAATTGTTTAGATTTTGTGTGTAAATCTGAGACGCTACATTGGTTTGGAAGTGAATTTGTAACCTGTTGTTTAATTTAATGGCATGCTAAAGCTGATGCAGATGTCCTGTATTTGCTAATACTGTCCATAGGAACGGCCCTCCTATGCCCTGCTCCTCGCATTGGCGCAAAttcgcctcctcccccgccttcgtcTCCATCTGTGCAGCGACGACCTCGGGAGGAGCTCGAGCCGCAGCGGTGGTCCATGGTGCCATCGCCGTCGTCCTTGGCAGGAGAAGCGTGGGCTGCAGAGACGGCCGGATCTGTCCGACCCTCGTGCTGCCGTCCGTCCACCCTCGAGGTCCGTCCCCGCGTCCTCGCCTCCATCCTCTCTCACTGTCATTTACGCCCTCATGGCCGGACGAGGCGACGTAGAAGCTGCGGTGGCGCAACGACATCTTTGCTTGTTTCTGTACTTGTTGAAACAATCGATGACCTCTTCTTTCCTGCAGGATAATCTGTTTGTTCAGCTGATCTGTACAGTTTCAATACCGGGTTGTTAAGGAGATTGCAAATGATGCATATTCTATGAGTTGCAGACCCCCCAACAGCAAATTCAGTCCTACGTCTTTGAATGTAAatattaatctctctctctctctctctctctctctctctctctctctacttccACTTTAACTAAGCATGGTTTCAGTTCTTAGAACTTCGATCCAGTCTGGTCCTCAGCAGAGGCAATCAAGAACTTGTACGAGTAGAGCTGTCCTAGAGGTATATTTTTCTATTCTAGATCCAGATGTAACTCTGTTTTTAATTCTTGGCAAAGAAAACATGTTTGGATGCTCCCAGCCTGCTTTAGAATATACTTTATGTGCTGTCGTATAACTATAGATACTGTATTTGCAGAAGCCCTGTAAGATGTTTAGTTTAGTGGCTCTAATTCATTCTGAGATATTCAGCGTGCCCCTTGGTCACTTGTTTCTCACTATTCTAACAACATGCATAATTTTCTTGCTAAACTCATTCCGTTATCTAGCTCTCTTCATGCCTACATGTTATTGTAGCTTCATTTTACCATGAGATTCCTAAAGATTTACTACATTCTTACTGCGTATCCATCCTAAGGCTTTCCTGCTTGTTATTCTTAATGCAGACTGCATTTATACGTAAGCAAAGAGAACACATAATCAATTTCTACTACCAGGTTGCTATACTGACCACAAATTAAATTTTGCTTGTGCTTCTGCTCATTTAAGTGAATAATTTGGTCACAAACCTCTTGTTGCAGCTACAAAGTTCATTGTACGATGCGTACAAATTATTGATCTCATTTTTCAGAATAAAGCTGCAGGCCGAGTTCAGATTGTTCTTTTGCCGGAAATGGAACAGGTAATGATACAGCCTAAGCATTATATAGTATAAATTTCATAAAAAGGTCATGTAATATTTTGCTTAGGTTCATGCAAATATCTGGAATTGGCATGCATATGTTTCTTGTATGTGCACACATTGTTAGTTGTATCTTCAGCTAGCTCTACAATTTGTTTGGAAATTTTAGGTAGACAACATATCTTTGGTGTTTCCCTGTGAGTTGTCGTTGACGACCTCGTTATCATATCTGGTTCTAGAGGTCCACCTATGCATCTGTTACCCCACAAATCTCAGAGCTTATTGTTGACCTCTTACACATGGATTTGTCATTCCCTGGCGTACTGTTCTTCATATTCATGCTATCATTGGCATAAAAGTAGTATGATTGAAAAGTATCCATGTTTTCTTTGAGATTTGACTTTTTGTATTCTTCAAATATATTGGAAGTTACAATTTTTGTGGTCAAATTGCAGGTCCAATGTCATGGGAGAGCCACCAGTTCAGATGAATTTCTATCTATTCGCTTATTTCCTGTTTCTTTTGGCTTCCCCAATCCTAAAGGTAATAATATGATTTCTTTATGTTGTGTGACCAAATTCAGAAGTGAACTTTTGCTGTTTATATGCTCAGTGTGCCCTATACATGTTGTTTGGAAATTCTTTTTCTCTGCAACCTAGATTCGTTCTGCTCcccatttttcctttttctgttgcCATGAGCCTATGCCCGGGATCCTAATATAGTGCCATATTTCGTCCTTAGACACTGTTTTGGTTGATTTTAGTTCTTGCTAAACTCCACCCAATGCATATTTTCTGTTATCCCGAGGATGGTGCTTAGGCAGGCTCTGGTTTCAGATCTGGCCTATATTCAGTTTTAGAGAGAATTAGCACAGATTTGGGGATTCTCCTTATAACAATGAAAGAAAGCATCTGAGTTTAAGATTGAGGCAATATTTCTGTTCAGTTAGGACTTAGTATTGTGTTCTGATGGCTAGAGAACAGAGAACAATTCTCCTTCACTTCCTGATAGCTGAAACTGGTTCGCACGATTAACTTGTTGTAGATATTATATTTGTTCTTCACAAAAAAGATTGCCGTGGACTATGTGATGCACATGGCTGATTGACTGAATATTTTGTTAAGGGTGAAAATACTGCAGGGCCTTCCTCTGAAGTGTGTTATTGATGAACCAGCAGCCTGTCGTAGCAAGGGATGAGATGACCTGATGAGTAGAAAAATTGAAGGAATAACACTGCATATTCATGAGTCGAGTTCCTCTGTTTTGCAATCCCATAGGTAGGATTCAGATGGACATAACAGTGGCAACAAATTAGACCTTTCGCCTCCTCTCTGAAGAGAAACGCACGACTTCAGTTTGTTTAGTTTTTTTGCTGTCATAATAAGACCCTGAAACCATCTTCCATCGAACACATATCTGTAGTATATATACTATGTACAGGGTGCAAACATGGACATTTATGCAGATAAATATATTTGCTGACCAAGCAATTCCCCTCTTTTGAGACAAAGTGATGCCCTGTTGCATGTATGATGTATCTCAGTTCATGTTCTTCATCATTTAAGTGTTTCGGATGATCATGCCTTGTTTCTATGGATTGCCATTTTGTCCAACGAGAACAGTGAAACATCAAATTTAGTTAACCATCTCATATCTGCATTTGCTTTGTGATGTTTCCGTTCTACCTACAATATTTGAAATACGATATTTTATTGCTCACTGGGAACAAGCATCACTTTCTTGTAATATCTTTATCTTCCTTGAGTTTTTCCGTGAGTTTGTGCTACGCTGCCAAAGAGCTCCAGCAAGCATGTGTGCCTACTCTCCTTGCCCCTAAACTCCTGTACCAGCAACAACAACTCGTGTGTGGTATCAGCCAGAGATTAGTGTTGATTTTTTTCAAGTTATTGGGACACTCGAGAACTAGCAGTACGACATAAAAACGTCTGGAGTTAGCAGAACCAGAAGCATTATACTGAGGCGCTCAGAAGAAACCCAAAGGATCCAAAGGTAATTTTTGATGTTTTATTACAATTGCTTGAGCTAAAAAATTTATGTAAAGCTATTTCGCTGTTGTAATGTGGATAACATCTCACACTGCATGTATGCCATTTGAATTAGCCTTGAGATGACCATTGTCTATAGATGCTTCTGTAGTGTAGGTGTTGTGATGTGGAGTCTTTTGTAGTGCTAAGCTATTGGCAATGTTTCAGGCATACGGCAACACGGCTGCCTGTTACACCAAGACAGGTGCCATGCCTGAAGTACTGAAGGATACCGAGAAGTGCATCGAGCTAGATCCCACATTCTACAAGGGGTACACGAGGAAGGGTGCAATCCTGTTTGTCTCTAAAGAATGCGACAAAGCAATGGAATGAGCGTGCCTGAGTGGTATGTCTATTCTTGCAACCCCTTTCTTCTGCTTATTTTTCCATTGCCATACTTTACATTCTGTTCACTTTAACATGAAACATAGACATGCTATTAGGGCCTTTTAAAAAAGTGGTTACTGTTTCAACAATGCCTGTAGTGCCTTCGCTCATTAATGCTTGCCTTCTACCATACATGTCAGCTGATACATTTGTTCATGTCTACGTCTTGGTGTAAAAACAAGTGTTGTTGTTTGCCCTATCAAGAATATTAGCTCAAATAAGTCCAGATATATACCACATGAAAAGGCTCTGTATGCGTTTACTTACTGAAGATTACAAATTCAAATTAGATTTTCAAATTCTTTACACCACAGCCGCCAACAGCATGTTTCAGTGCACATGTGTGCTAGCAAATGGGCTTAAAATCAATAAGGTGAGGGCCTCGGTTTACTGGGCCACCTGATTTATCCACACAAGCAGATGCTGATGCCTTAACCCTATCCATCCACCCGCCACAACAACAGCCGACCTTCACTCGCTCACCAACCATAGCTCCTCTGCAACAAACAGCCGACTGCATCCGCGAGATCNNNNNNNNNNNNNNNNNNNNNNNNNNNNNNNNNNNNNNNNNNNNNNNNNNNNNNNNNNNNNNNNNNNNNNNNNNNNNNNNNNNNNNNNNNNNNNNNNNNNNNNNNNNNNNNNNNNNNNNNNNNNNNNNNNNNNNNNNNNNNNNNNNNNNNNNNNNNNNNNNNNNNNNNNNNNNNNNNNNNNNNNNNNNNNNNNNNNNNNNNNNNNNNNNNNNNNNNNNNNNNNNNNNNNNNNNNNNNNNNNNNNNNNNNNNNNNNNNNNNNNNNNNNNNNNNNNNNNNNNNNNNNNNNNNNNNNNNNNNNNNNNNNNNNNNNNNNNNNNNNNNNNNNNNNNNNNNNNNNNNNNNNNNNNNNNNNNNNNNNNNNNNNNNNNNNNGAATCTCGCTCCAATCCCTTCAAAGTAAACTCTGGGCATTATTCCCATTCTGTAACGGTGGTCTTACAGAAGGCATGAACAGAATTCTACTGTTTGGATCCAGCTACACAAGTATGTTTTTTTTAGTTCAGCCCACCAATTTCAACTTGCTTCGCAAACCAGATGCACAAATGAAATCATAAGAGAACAGCATTATTCAGTCAAAATGAAGGGAAAAAGGTTAATTTGTTAGGTTTGCTTCAGAATCAGATTTGATGAATACTATAGCATCAGCAAcaatttctttttgttttctactaGCAACACCGACCAAACACCTGCACCTCTTAATCCCAGGTTTTCTTGTTGCTTGACCAAAACTACAAGCAGAGCAATTTTAAGGTCATGTTGTTCTCTTTGGAGATAGGTACACAGCACATATAATTTGGTTACTCTGATAATTGTATGTCTTTCAAGAGATTCATAGACACACAAGCAGATACAAAATCATAGACTACAGTTGCTGATAGTATATTCTTCCTTATATCATTTAACAGCTCCAAAGACAACAATCTCAATCATGTTTTATCACAGGTAACATATATTGCTGATCGTCTTAGCGATACAACAACAGTCTGAATATGATCTCCAGCAAACAAACCACTATTATTGGAGCCTGGACGATGATATCGAAGGAATTTCTGCTCTGAGCAATGCAGGCTACGAAGAATAGCAGTTATGAAGAGCTGCCTCAAAGAAGTTGTTCTAAACATCCAGCGATACATCTGTCTAACGTATCTCTGCCTATCTACATGCCTTGCTCATAACATTGTTAATGATCGTTCGTAAGCTTCTTAGAAAACATGTATCATCAGCAACAATCTATCTATCATCAATCCATACTTCCATATGTTTCATTCTGTGTCTACATATTTTGATGCACACGCTTTCAATAGTTGGCTTGctctcggcctttgcgccattggcgcaacgggtcatctagtttaGTATAACTGTGAAGGGCTAAGGCAGCAAGAAAAGAAACATGCTTAGGTTGCAGATTTTGGTATGGATAAGTATCTCAAGATCAATGTCTATGAAAAACTGGAGGCATCACAGATAGTGATGTCAAATCAAGAAGCATACCTGTCTATCCCCATAGTAGAAGTCCAAACTTCTAACATCAGAGAGGCCCCTGAGAAACTGCCTGATACCATCAGCATCACAGGTTGTGATATATCCTCCTGAAAGCAATACTGATGCAGTctctagagatgacatgtttttTAGTATAGGTAGCCTGGCCTCCGAACGACACTCATCCATGAACAGAGAAATGAGACTTGGAGCAGAAATAGAAGATTGTGTAGATGAGAACGTTGTTTCCTCGGTGAGGGTCAAAACCTTCAGTGTGTTGAAGATGATCTCGTGGTCCATAATATTGCAGTCCGATAGGAAGAGATATTCCAATGCTGGGCAGCCCGTTTTGAGGCGCTCAAAGAAACCTCGGATCAGTTGAGCATTGCAAATGTGCAGTCTTTTCAAGTGCTTTGAAGTGAATACCGCAGGAACGAGCTGCAAATATTCGTTGTGAGTGACAACCTTGACAGCCCGAGCCTTGTACTGTAACACATGGGCGATCCATAGGTTCGCATCCGCAGAGTTAGCATTGAGGTCCACGGTGCCGATGGGCAAGCTGTACTCGAGCCGGAACTCCTCCAGGTCAACGGGTCTGCGGAGCATCAGCAAACGGTTCACAAACTTCTTGAACAGCACCACAGGCTCAAAgtcgtcctcgtcttcgtcttcat
Protein-coding regions in this window:
- the LOC123163704 gene encoding uncharacterized protein; its protein translation is MPLLVPSLCLRAQSQEPGSLPHRTMVGEGELRASRRSQPPGAVLSTQPTARCHQRLLRCGRGTTWAWGTCQRGCVGAGVVSMRGTNQDGSKLPTALLPWTSPSPATKDGTTLSSAQPNQGPKLLERPSYALLLALAQIRLLPRLRLHLCSDDLGRSSSRSGGPWCHRRRPWQEKRGLQRRPDLSDPRAAVRPPSRIICLFS
- the LOC123163703 gene encoding uncharacterized protein, producing the protein MADEDEDEDDFEPVVLFKKFVNRLLMLRRPVDLEEFRLEYSLPIGTVDLNANSADANLWIAHVLQYKARAVKVVTHNEYLQLVPAVFTSKHLKRLHICNAQLIRGFFERLKTGCPALEYLFLSDCNIMDHEIIFNTLKVLTLTEETTFSSTQSSISAPSLISLFMDECRSEARLPILKNMSSLETASVLLSGGYITTCDADGIRQFLRGLSDVRSLDFYYGDRQLEMGNNHGWCPTFSNLKNLTLDSWCVHADFYALIVFLQNSPNLKKLTLKLNERRYHNEVVSAIIGELEDRSFICEQLEIVEIICSEGNELLLLGVNQFLLEESGIRPDQMRVSHQN